From the Lolium rigidum isolate FL_2022 chromosome 2, APGP_CSIRO_Lrig_0.1, whole genome shotgun sequence genome, one window contains:
- the LOC124686691 gene encoding uncharacterized protein LOC124686691, with protein sequence MGAKLSSCFNHRGSLTQQAHQPAPVRVIAADGTLKELPASPRVAVSDLLGADAAFFFVCNSDDLYFNEPPPALSPGELLRSGEIYFLLPAALLARPLSSADMASLAVRASAALATKSPQRVGGKNNMVRVMPVLEELEDGKDVLFNEKLNERTLGEYGLSTSPAKKSQEKLAARSRLKRALSIIQEMAE encoded by the coding sequence ATGGGAGCCAAGCTTTCCAGCTGTTTCAACCATCGAGGCAGCCTCACGCAGCAGGCGCACCAGCCGGCGCCGGTCAGGGTCATCGCCGCCGACGGCACGCTGAAGGAGCTCCCGGCCAGCCCCCGCGTCGCCGTCTCCGACCTTctcggcgccgacgccgccttcTTCTTCGTTTGCAACTCCGATGACCTCTACTTCAACGAGCCCCCACCGGCGCTGTCCCCCGGCGAGCTTCTCCGGTCGGGTGAGATATACTTCCTACTCCCGGCGGCACTGCTCGCGCGGCCGCTGTCAAGCGCGGACATGGCCTCGCTGGCCGTCCGCGCGAGCGCGGCGCTCGCGACCAAGAGCCCGCAACGGGTTGGCGGCAAGAATAATATGGTGCGCGTCATGCCGGTGCTCGAGGAGCTAGAAGACGGCAAGGACGTCTTGTTCAACGAGAAGCTTAACGAGCGGACGCTCGGAGAGTACGGGCTGTCGACAAGTCCGGCGAAGAAGAGCCAAGAGAAGCTCGCCGCACGGTCGCGGCTGAAGCGGGCTCTGAGCATCATTCAGGAGATGGCTGAGTGA